The following are encoded in a window of Sminthopsis crassicaudata isolate SCR6 chromosome 3, ASM4859323v1, whole genome shotgun sequence genomic DNA:
- the STMN1 gene encoding stathmin, translated as MASSDIQVKELEKRASGQAFELILSPRSKEAVPEFPLSPPKKKDLSLEEIQKKLEAAEERRKSHEAEVLKQLAEKREHEKEVLQKAIEENNNFSKMAEEKLTHKMEANKENREAQMAAKLERLREKDKHMEEVRKNRESKDPADENGAD; from the exons ATGGCTTCTTCTG ATATCCAGGTGAAAGAACTAGAGAAGCGTGCCTCGGGGCAAGCATTTGAGCTGATACTTAGTCCTCGTTCAAAAGAAGCAGTTCCAgaattccctctttcccctccaaagAAGAAAGATCTTTCCTTggaagaaattcaaaagaaactAGAAGCTGCAGAAGAAAGACGCAAG tctcatGAAGCTGAAGTCTTGAAGCAGCTAGCTGAGAAGCGGGAACATGAGAAGGAGGTACTTCAGAAAgcaattgaagaaaacaacaactTCAGTAAAATGGCGGAAGAAAAACTGACCCACAAAATGGAAGCTAACAAAGAGAACCGAGAGGCACAAATGGCTGCTAAGCTGGAACGTTTGCGGGAGAAG GATAAGCACATGGAGGAGGTGCGGAAGAACAGAGAGTCCAAAGACCCTGCTGACGAGAACGGTGCTGACTAG